One Armatimonadota bacterium genomic region harbors:
- a CDS encoding adenine deaminase C-terminal domain-containing protein — MWTHRSLDEIQTLMAVARGERPADLALVGGQVLLVQSGEIRPGDVAVAGRRIAYVGPDRPVVGPQTRVVDCTGKIVAPGYIEPHCHPAPMANPVEYARALLRTGTTTVVADTLFLLSHADPGLWGEFLEIFNRMPVQFLWFLRLHPQAHSPDEDRFELDLLETVLPLASVVTVGEVTRWADLYRGDESLLRKVQRARRAGKRAEGHNPGVSYARLQALVAAGLSSDHEAIDTDQARERLRAGLYVMLRHSSLRRDLPELAVVALGAGPAIGRVMMTADGADPAFIRRYGYMDGLVRVAMHGGIPPICAYAMATMNPATYYGLDEEIGTVAPGRLADLLVLRSLEDPTPELVVAKGQIAAEAGRVLAPFPQIEWERYFPARYAPAWHPRPEWFVLRGEGRTLSVPAIRLENPVITRREDLTLRVRDGLADLPEGVVLVALLDHRARWIVRTALVNFVRRLGGLASTYNVANEILVYGQDPDDMAAATRRVLELGGGVVLVEGGRTVFEFPLPHIGMAGPQPFDEVADRIERLTELLAARGYPHHDVPYTLMFLPFDSLPDLRLTYRGLWDVKAGRSILPREMLSAEQDSPPDRAK; from the coding sequence ATGTGGACCCACCGTTCCCTCGACGAGATCCAGACCCTCATGGCCGTCGCGCGCGGAGAACGGCCTGCCGACCTGGCGCTGGTCGGTGGCCAGGTCCTGCTCGTGCAGTCGGGTGAGATCCGCCCCGGCGACGTCGCAGTCGCCGGACGTCGCATCGCCTACGTCGGCCCCGACCGGCCGGTGGTGGGCCCCCAGACGCGCGTGGTGGACTGCACCGGGAAGATCGTGGCCCCCGGCTACATCGAGCCCCACTGCCACCCGGCCCCGATGGCGAACCCAGTCGAGTACGCCCGAGCGCTGCTGCGCACGGGCACGACGACGGTCGTTGCCGACACGCTGTTCTTGCTGTCACACGCCGATCCGGGATTGTGGGGCGAGTTCTTGGAGATCTTCAACCGGATGCCCGTTCAGTTCCTGTGGTTCTTGCGGCTGCACCCGCAGGCCCACAGTCCGGACGAGGATCGCTTCGAGCTGGACCTGCTGGAGACCGTTCTGCCGCTGGCCTCGGTCGTGACGGTCGGCGAGGTCACCCGTTGGGCTGACCTGTACCGGGGAGACGAGTCTCTGCTGCGCAAGGTTCAGCGGGCGCGCCGGGCGGGCAAGCGTGCGGAAGGCCACAACCCCGGGGTGTCGTACGCGCGTCTGCAGGCCCTCGTCGCCGCCGGGCTGTCGTCGGACCACGAGGCGATCGACACCGACCAGGCCCGCGAACGTCTGCGCGCCGGCCTGTACGTGATGCTGCGGCACTCCTCGCTGCGCCGAGATCTGCCCGAGCTCGCCGTCGTCGCCCTCGGCGCCGGACCGGCCATCGGGCGGGTGATGATGACCGCCGACGGGGCGGATCCTGCATTCATCCGGCGGTACGGGTACATGGACGGTCTGGTCCGCGTCGCCATGCACGGCGGCATCCCGCCGATCTGCGCGTACGCGATGGCGACGATGAACCCGGCCACCTACTACGGGCTCGACGAGGAGATTGGGACGGTCGCGCCCGGCCGCCTGGCGGACCTGCTGGTGCTGCGCTCCCTGGAAGACCCGACGCCGGAACTCGTCGTCGCGAAGGGGCAGATCGCCGCGGAGGCGGGAAGGGTGCTCGCGCCGTTCCCCCAGATCGAGTGGGAGCGCTACTTCCCGGCGCGCTATGCCCCCGCGTGGCATCCGCGTCCGGAGTGGTTCGTGCTCCGCGGCGAGGGTCGGACGCTCTCCGTTCCCGCCATCCGGCTCGAGAACCCCGTGATCACGCGGCGTGAGGACCTGACGCTGCGCGTGCGCGACGGGCTTGCCGACCTGCCAGAAGGAGTGGTTTTGGTTGCGCTTTTGGACCATCGCGCGCGGTGGATCGTGCGCACGGCGCTGGTGAACTTCGTCCGCCGGTTGGGAGGGCTCGCCTCGACCTACAACGTGGCCAACGAGATCCTGGTATACGGACAGGATCCCGACGACATGGCCGCTGCGACCCGCCGCGTGCTGGAACTGGGCGGCGGGGTGGTGCTCGTGGAAGGCGGCCGGACGGTGTTCGAATTCCCGCTGCCCCACATCGGGATGGCCGGACCGCAGCCGTTCGACGAGGTCGCCGACCGGATCGAACGGCTGACCGAGCTGCTCGCCGCGCGCGGCTACCCGCACCACGATGTACCGTACACGCTGATGTTTTTGCCGTTCGACTCCCTGCCGGACCTGCGCCTCACCTACCGTGGGCTGTGGGACGTCAAGGCGGGCCGCTCGATCCTGCCCCGCGAGATGCTGTCCGCGGAGCAGGACTCACCGCCGGACCGGGCCAAGTAG
- a CDS encoding cyclase family protein — MCGPMVMEAVDRVVGRREFLRTAGAAVVAALGTQWIGASEALAAPMLGRVSNVRDLTHTLKPTFPSFGGSPVFKSEVAVTVRRDGYYGLNISYFEHIGTHMDAPAHFGEDARTVEQLPPSSLIAPVAVVHVHERAARDPDTRLTVDDIRAWERRYGRLPRGAAVFMHSGWESRVGSSRQFRNPDASGVMHFPGFHPDAAAFLLHERQVVGIGVDTLSLDFGPSQDFRVHTTWLPANRWGLENLANLARIPPSGAWVFVGAPKVAGGSGGPCRVFAVW; from the coding sequence ATGTGCGGACCGATGGTCATGGAAGCGGTGGATCGAGTGGTGGGCCGTCGGGAGTTCCTCCGGACGGCCGGCGCTGCTGTGGTGGCCGCGCTGGGCACGCAGTGGATCGGCGCCTCCGAGGCGCTGGCGGCGCCGATGCTCGGACGGGTCAGCAACGTCCGCGACCTGACGCACACGTTGAAACCGACGTTCCCGTCCTTCGGCGGCTCCCCGGTGTTCAAGTCCGAGGTGGCCGTCACGGTGCGGCGCGACGGCTACTACGGGCTGAACATCAGCTACTTCGAGCACATCGGCACGCACATGGACGCCCCGGCGCACTTCGGTGAGGACGCGCGCACCGTCGAACAGCTGCCGCCTTCGAGTCTGATCGCCCCGGTTGCGGTGGTCCACGTGCACGAACGCGCCGCGCGGGACCCGGACACACGGCTGACCGTGGACGACATCCGCGCGTGGGAGCGGCGCTACGGCCGCCTGCCGCGCGGCGCGGCGGTATTCATGCACAGCGGGTGGGAGTCGCGCGTGGGCAGTTCCCGGCAGTTCCGCAACCCGGACGCGTCGGGTGTCATGCACTTCCCCGGCTTCCACCCCGACGCGGCGGCGTTCTTGCTCCACGAACGCCAGGTGGTTGGCATCGGGGTGGACACGTTGAGCCTGGACTTCGGTCCCTCTCAGGATTTCAGGGTGCACACGACGTGGCTGCCGGCCAACCGGTGGGGGTTGGAGAACCTCGCCAACCTGGCCCGCATCCCTCCCAGCGGCGCCTGGGTGTTCGTCGGCGCGCCCAAGGTCGCCGGCGGTTCGGGCGGCCCCTGCCGGGTGTTCGCCGTGTGGTAG
- a CDS encoding GYD domain-containing protein produces the protein MATFIMLSRLTEAGAETIRKNPGRIQEVNEELAGMGVKVQQQYAVLGPYDFVNVVEAPDIASVMRASVELASRGSVHIETLAAMPLDEFTKLIR, from the coding sequence GTGGCCACGTTCATCATGCTGAGCCGCCTGACCGAAGCCGGCGCCGAGACCATCCGCAAGAACCCCGGGCGCATCCAGGAAGTGAACGAGGAGCTGGCCGGCATGGGCGTGAAGGTCCAGCAGCAGTACGCGGTGCTGGGCCCGTACGACTTCGTGAACGTCGTGGAGGCGCCGGACATCGCGTCGGTGATGCGGGCGTCGGTCGAACTGGCGTCGCGGGGGAGCGTGCACATCGAGACCCTGGCCGCGATGCCCCTGGATGAGTTCACGAAGCTGATCCGCTGA
- a CDS encoding adenosylhomocysteinase, which produces MDDFRTHLAYLHRQIHVTREAIRRFAERDLRGVRIVFSIHLDIKVVPVVEAVVRTGAQTVVLTCNPLTVRDEVVRYLAAVGAQVDARYGMSERQRLDAVDRAIAQSPQFICEMGGDVQHRLVTVYPEAASVVRAGMEATGTGILRLQGLSLPFPVFNWDDLPLKQGLHNRYLVGLTVWNTFLEVARVTLYGKRVLVVGYGLVGEGIAAYARRLGAVPLVADPDPARQIFARHNGCVVTTIEEALPQAEIVVTATGRERVVREEHFPLLREGAFLLNAGHSSREIDVDALRRCPLRSVRPHLEEIEIGDRRIYLLAQGAMFNLAAGPGDPYDAFDVTSALMLEGIGYMLDHHAEHPPGVQLMPTVVERSVAAMAAFPWTTA; this is translated from the coding sequence TTGGACGACTTTCGCACGCACCTCGCCTATCTGCACCGACAGATACACGTGACCCGGGAGGCAATCCGCCGGTTCGCCGAGCGCGACCTCCGCGGGGTACGGATCGTCTTCTCGATCCACCTCGACATCAAGGTCGTGCCCGTCGTCGAAGCGGTCGTCCGGACGGGCGCCCAGACGGTGGTGCTCACCTGCAACCCGCTCACCGTCCGCGACGAGGTCGTCCGGTATCTGGCGGCCGTCGGCGCGCAGGTGGACGCGCGGTACGGGATGAGCGAACGGCAACGACTGGACGCCGTGGACCGGGCCATCGCGCAGTCCCCGCAGTTCATCTGCGAGATGGGCGGGGACGTCCAGCACCGGCTGGTGACGGTCTACCCGGAGGCCGCCTCGGTGGTGCGCGCCGGGATGGAGGCCACCGGCACCGGCATCCTCCGCCTCCAGGGGCTCTCGCTGCCCTTCCCCGTGTTCAACTGGGACGACCTCCCGCTCAAGCAGGGTCTGCACAACCGCTACCTGGTCGGTCTCACGGTCTGGAACACGTTCCTCGAAGTGGCGAGGGTGACGCTGTACGGCAAGCGCGTGCTCGTCGTCGGATACGGGCTGGTCGGCGAGGGCATCGCCGCCTACGCCCGCCGGCTCGGCGCCGTACCCTTGGTCGCCGACCCCGACCCTGCCCGGCAGATCTTCGCACGCCACAACGGCTGCGTGGTGACCACCATCGAAGAGGCGCTCCCGCAGGCAGAGATCGTCGTCACGGCCACCGGCCGGGAACGCGTCGTGCGCGAGGAACACTTCCCGCTGCTGCGGGAAGGAGCATTCCTCCTCAACGCGGGGCACAGCTCGCGCGAGATCGACGTCGACGCGCTGCGCCGCTGCCCCCTCCGATCCGTGCGGCCGCACCTGGAGGAGATCGAAATCGGAGACCGCCGGATCTACCTGCTCGCCCAGGGCGCGATGTTCAACCTGGCGGCCGGACCGGGCGACCCCTACGACGCCTTCGACGTCACCTCCGCGCTGATGCTGGAGGGCATCGGCTACATGCTCGACCACCACGCCGAACACCCGCCGGGCGTGCAGCTCATGCCCACGGTCGTGGAGCGATCGGTGGCTGCGATGGCCGCCTTTCCGTGGACGACGGCGTAG
- the menC gene encoding o-succinylbenzoate synthase gives MRVESVELRVVEMPLRFPFETSFGREEVKRCLLVAARSDGLTGWGEVVASPAPLYNEETIETAWHVLRDFLIPIVCSEEIEDPNSFSRRASHIRRNHMAKAGLEAALWDLYCQREGVTLAQAVGGERTQVEVGVSLGIEHRTADLLNRIEAFLTQGYRRVKIKIKPGYDVPVVREVRRAFPHLRLQVDANSAYTLEDAALFEAMDEYDLLLIEQPLAEDDIVDHAKLQARLRTSVCLDESIVHPHDARKAIELGSCRVVNIKQGRMGGLTRAVKTHDLCESHGVPVWCGGMLETGIGRLLNLALAALPNFRLPGDISASDRYFERDLIDPPVELNPDGTIDVPSDIGIAPRVDRRRVEEVTLRRQTFP, from the coding sequence ATGCGCGTCGAATCGGTGGAGCTCCGCGTGGTCGAGATGCCGCTGCGGTTTCCGTTCGAGACGAGCTTCGGCCGCGAGGAAGTGAAACGCTGCCTGCTCGTCGCGGCGCGGTCTGATGGCCTCACGGGATGGGGGGAAGTCGTCGCGTCGCCGGCGCCCCTGTACAACGAGGAGACGATCGAGACCGCCTGGCACGTGCTGCGCGACTTTTTGATCCCGATCGTCTGCAGCGAAGAGATCGAGGATCCGAACTCATTCAGCCGCCGCGCCTCGCACATCCGCCGCAACCACATGGCCAAGGCAGGGCTGGAGGCAGCGCTGTGGGACCTGTACTGTCAGCGCGAGGGCGTCACGCTCGCCCAGGCGGTGGGCGGCGAGCGGACACAGGTCGAAGTCGGCGTCAGCCTCGGCATCGAACACCGCACCGCGGACCTGTTGAACCGGATCGAGGCGTTCCTCACGCAGGGCTACCGGCGGGTCAAGATCAAGATCAAGCCCGGCTACGACGTGCCGGTCGTGCGTGAGGTCCGCCGCGCGTTTCCCCACCTCCGCCTCCAGGTCGACGCCAACTCCGCGTACACGCTCGAGGACGCTGCGCTGTTCGAGGCTATGGACGAGTACGACCTGCTGCTGATCGAACAGCCGCTGGCCGAAGACGACATCGTGGACCACGCAAAGCTGCAGGCGCGCCTGCGCACCTCGGTCTGCCTGGACGAGTCGATCGTGCACCCCCACGACGCCCGGAAGGCGATCGAGCTCGGCTCGTGCCGCGTCGTCAACATCAAGCAGGGGCGCATGGGCGGTCTCACGCGCGCGGTCAAGACCCACGACCTGTGCGAATCCCACGGCGTACCGGTTTGGTGCGGGGGGATGCTCGAAACCGGCATCGGCCGCCTGCTGAACCTGGCTTTGGCGGCGCTGCCGAACTTCCGGTTGCCCGGTGACATCTCCGCCAGCGACCGTTACTTCGAGCGGGACCTGATCGATCCCCCGGTCGAACTCAATCCGGACGGTACGATCGACGTCCCCTCCGACATCGGGATCGCGCCCCGGGTCGACAGACGGCGGGTGGAGGAGGTCACGCTGCGGCGCCAGACCTTCCCCTGA
- a CDS encoding SDR family oxidoreductase yields MFALDGKVALVTGATSGIGTAICRALRERGARVVLSGRRVERGEELASQLGADSCFVPADVSVEDDVRRLVQAAVQWGGTLDILVNNAGVLTRRVPITEESEKDYYRITDVNLKGVVLACKHALPVMAARRRGVICNVSSISAIRGVANTPLYCATKGAVSALTRSLAVRHGPEGIRVNAVLPGFVPTELNATVWQRWTEREWRERAAAYPLRRLGKPEDVAAAVVFLCSDEAGWITGAELIVDGGVSAL; encoded by the coding sequence GTGTTCGCGCTGGACGGGAAGGTCGCTCTGGTCACCGGCGCGACGTCGGGGATCGGAACGGCGATCTGCCGCGCGCTCCGCGAGCGGGGGGCGCGCGTCGTGCTGTCCGGCCGCCGCGTGGAGCGCGGCGAGGAACTGGCATCGCAGCTGGGGGCCGACAGCTGCTTCGTGCCGGCCGACGTGTCGGTTGAGGACGACGTGCGGCGGCTGGTCCAGGCGGCGGTGCAGTGGGGCGGAACGCTCGACATCCTCGTCAACAACGCCGGCGTACTGACCCGTCGCGTGCCGATCACGGAGGAATCGGAAAAGGACTACTACCGCATCACCGACGTCAACCTCAAGGGCGTGGTGCTCGCCTGCAAGCACGCGTTGCCGGTCATGGCCGCGCGCCGTCGGGGCGTTATCTGCAACGTGTCGTCGATCTCGGCGATCCGCGGTGTCGCCAATACGCCCCTGTACTGCGCGACGAAGGGAGCGGTGTCCGCGCTGACGCGCTCGCTGGCGGTCCGCCACGGTCCGGAGGGGATACGTGTGAACGCGGTCCTCCCCGGGTTCGTCCCGACCGAACTGAACGCAACCGTCTGGCAGCGCTGGACGGAGCGGGAGTGGAGGGAACGCGCGGCCGCCTACCCGCTGCGGCGGCTGGGCAAACCGGAAGACGTCGCCGCAGCCGTCGTGTTCCTGTGTTCGGACGAGGCGGGCTGGATCACCGGCGCGGAACTGATCGTGGATGGCGGTGTGAGCGCTTTGTAG
- a CDS encoding inorganic diphosphatase: MKNTTVLARVEIPKGSRNKYEIDPAHGGIRLERVLYSPLHYPADYGYIEETVAEDGDHLDVLIFTYEPTFPGCLVEVRPIGVLDMRDEKGRDQKVLAVPVGDPRFAGIYELEHVPPHFLKEVEHFFAVYKNLERKPVEIYGWEGAGSAQRLIEEARRRLADNR; the protein is encoded by the coding sequence TTGAAGAACACGACGGTGCTCGCCCGCGTCGAGATCCCCAAGGGGAGCCGGAACAAGTACGAGATAGATCCCGCGCACGGCGGGATCCGGCTCGAGAGGGTTCTGTACTCGCCGCTGCACTACCCGGCCGACTACGGATACATCGAGGAGACGGTGGCCGAAGACGGGGACCACCTGGACGTCCTGATCTTCACCTACGAGCCGACGTTTCCTGGGTGCCTGGTCGAGGTCCGGCCGATCGGCGTGCTGGACATGCGCGACGAGAAGGGCAGGGACCAGAAGGTGCTGGCCGTACCCGTCGGCGACCCGCGCTTCGCCGGGATCTACGAGCTGGAGCACGTCCCTCCGCACTTCCTCAAGGAGGTCGAGCACTTCTTTGCCGTGTACAAGAACCTCGAGCGCAAGCCGGTAGAGATCTACGGGTGGGAGGGTGCGGGATCCGCGCAGCGGCTGATCGAGGAGGCCCGGCGGCGCCTGGCCGACAACCGGTAG
- a CDS encoding MBL fold metallo-hydrolase has product MKITYFGHACFLLETKEGTRILIDPFNEQVGYPIPRVEADLVLISHEHFDHNHLPMAAGSPKVIRGLANDGRDFAEVSETFRDVKISAIPTYHDETQGSQRGKNAMFCIEGNAVKVLHAGDLGHDLDNAAARAARNPDILMIPVGGHYTIDAKTADSVIDRLRPRVVIPMHYKTEVNGDWPIATLDGFLQGKRGITRVGHRVKALPLPDQREVWVMDWKEKA; this is encoded by the coding sequence ATGAAGATCACCTACTTCGGCCACGCGTGCTTCCTCCTGGAGACCAAGGAAGGGACGCGCATTCTCATCGATCCGTTCAACGAGCAGGTCGGGTATCCGATCCCGCGGGTTGAAGCCGACCTGGTGCTGATCAGCCACGAGCACTTCGACCACAACCACCTTCCGATGGCGGCGGGCTCGCCGAAGGTGATCCGCGGCCTGGCCAACGACGGACGGGACTTCGCGGAGGTCTCGGAGACGTTTCGCGACGTCAAGATCTCGGCCATTCCCACGTACCACGACGAGACGCAGGGTTCGCAGCGCGGCAAGAATGCGATGTTCTGCATCGAGGGCAACGCCGTGAAGGTACTGCATGCCGGCGACCTGGGGCACGACCTGGACAACGCGGCAGCGCGGGCGGCCCGCAACCCGGACATCCTGATGATCCCAGTAGGTGGCCACTACACGATCGACGCGAAGACCGCCGACTCGGTCATCGACCGACTCCGGCCGCGGGTCGTGATCCCCATGCACTACAAGACCGAGGTCAACGGGGACTGGCCGATCGCCACGCTCGACGGTTTCCTGCAGGGCAAGAGGGGCATCACGCGCGTCGGCCACCGGGTGAAGGCGCTGCCGCTGCCCGACCAGCGGGAGGTGTGGGTGATGGACTGGAAGGAGAAAGCTTGA
- a CDS encoding GNAT family N-acetyltransferase has protein sequence MDDGVVANAADMDIMDGVEDVRIRPLDSVDRLRDVERLQVEVWGMSDREVVPYHQLLAAVRNGGLVLGAFAAEELVGFCYGFPGVRDGEPVFCSHMTGVLPAWQTHDVGYRLKCAQREWAIAQGYSRMVWTYDPLQSLNAYFNLHKLGAEARRYYVDYYGEMDDELNRGLPSDRIEVDWWLRAPEVVRRLAGRRVARQTADAAPVLQAEGWRPGEVGEPGAAVVRIEIPRALRALRDQDPDAALAWRLATRQAFQRCFQRGYVAVDFVPSRQSGFYILQQG, from the coding sequence GTGGACGACGGCGTAGTCGCCAACGCGGCGGACATGGATATCATGGATGGCGTGGAGGACGTGCGGATCCGGCCACTGGACTCCGTAGATCGGCTGCGCGACGTCGAGCGGCTGCAGGTCGAGGTGTGGGGAATGAGCGACCGGGAGGTCGTGCCCTACCACCAGCTGTTGGCGGCGGTGCGCAACGGCGGACTGGTCCTGGGCGCCTTCGCCGCGGAGGAACTCGTGGGGTTCTGCTACGGCTTCCCCGGGGTCCGGGACGGCGAGCCGGTCTTCTGCTCGCACATGACCGGTGTGCTGCCGGCGTGGCAGACCCACGACGTCGGCTACCGACTAAAGTGCGCGCAGCGCGAGTGGGCGATCGCACAGGGGTACAGCCGCATGGTCTGGACGTACGATCCCCTCCAAAGCCTCAATGCCTACTTCAACCTGCACAAGCTAGGGGCGGAGGCCCGACGCTACTACGTCGACTACTACGGCGAGATGGACGACGAGCTCAACCGGGGGCTGCCCAGCGACCGCATCGAGGTCGACTGGTGGCTTCGGGCACCGGAGGTGGTCCGGCGGCTTGCCGGGCGCCGGGTCGCCCGCCAGACCGCGGACGCCGCCCCGGTGCTGCAGGCCGAGGGGTGGCGGCCCGGCGAGGTCGGCGAGCCCGGGGCCGCGGTCGTCCGCATCGAGATCCCGCGCGCGCTGCGCGCACTGCGCGACCAGGATCCGGACGCGGCGCTGGCGTGGCGGCTGGCCACGCGGCAGGCGTTCCAGCGGTGCTTTCAGCGGGGGTACGTGGCGGTGGACTTTGTGCCCTCCAGGCAGAGCGGGTTCTACATTCTGCAACAGGGGTGA
- a CDS encoding adenine deaminase C-terminal domain-containing protein, with product MNRLSVPPLHAVTRRLAAVAAGREPPERVLRAPRLLSTSTQRTLPDREIWICAGRIAAVRPRGTFSGDGAAVVDCDGTLAPGLVDPHVHIESSMMTAGAYAEAALRNGTTTVFCDSHEIANVCDLQGVEWMLQDGRQAALSVYLTVPSTVPATSAALETAGGDLGPDKIGAVFDRWPEAVALGEKMDFVQVVQGDDRSHAILAEALRRGRPVCGHVYGREFVTPYTASGVTDTHEAIDAQIAEDLLEAGVWLFVRGGPPTTPWHSLPDAIRVVTEMGASAQRVCVCTDDRDADDLFGFGLDWVVRQAIAAGVRPEVAWSMGSLNPATRYGLDAEVGVLAPGRRADVVLLDDAFRVRKTWYGGVLAVDEGETTEALEAAVGARYRYPAEAYRTIRLDDDPHLVPAAPDRPRTANVMRPAPGILLHHERIELGPGPWSQLLARHDLCFVAVVERHGRGGGVAHGLLRGFGLRDGAVASSVGHDAHNLIVAGTSEDDMRTALQTVRRQGGGVCAVRQGKVLAAVPLPIAGLMSDKRAAEVARETTDLKRVWTELGCTLPYMGFNLISLSVIPQIRLTDRGLVLVPQMQIVPLFE from the coding sequence ATGAACCGGCTGTCCGTTCCTCCGCTGCACGCCGTCACCCGGAGGCTGGCGGCCGTAGCGGCTGGACGGGAGCCGCCGGAACGGGTACTGCGCGCGCCGCGCCTGCTGTCGACCTCCACCCAGCGCACTCTGCCCGACCGCGAGATCTGGATTTGCGCCGGCCGCATCGCCGCGGTCCGGCCGCGCGGTACGTTCTCGGGCGACGGCGCGGCCGTCGTCGACTGCGACGGCACGCTGGCACCCGGGCTGGTGGATCCGCATGTGCACATCGAGAGCAGCATGATGACGGCGGGCGCCTACGCCGAGGCGGCGCTGCGCAACGGCACGACGACCGTCTTCTGCGACAGCCACGAGATCGCCAACGTCTGCGACCTCCAAGGCGTGGAGTGGATGCTTCAGGACGGGCGGCAGGCGGCGCTGTCCGTCTACCTCACGGTACCCAGTACCGTCCCGGCCACCTCCGCCGCTCTGGAGACCGCCGGCGGCGACCTCGGACCGGACAAGATCGGCGCGGTCTTCGACCGCTGGCCCGAGGCGGTGGCCCTGGGCGAGAAGATGGACTTCGTGCAGGTCGTCCAGGGCGACGACCGCAGCCACGCGATCCTCGCGGAAGCCCTCCGCCGCGGGCGTCCGGTGTGCGGCCACGTCTACGGCCGAGAATTCGTGACCCCGTACACCGCCAGCGGGGTCACCGACACGCACGAGGCCATCGACGCGCAGATCGCCGAAGACCTACTGGAAGCGGGTGTCTGGCTGTTCGTGCGCGGCGGACCACCCACGACGCCCTGGCACAGCCTGCCAGACGCGATCCGGGTCGTGACCGAGATGGGCGCCAGCGCCCAGCGGGTGTGCGTATGCACCGACGACCGTGACGCCGACGACCTGTTCGGGTTCGGCCTGGACTGGGTGGTGCGGCAGGCGATCGCGGCGGGCGTCCGGCCGGAGGTCGCCTGGAGCATGGGATCCCTCAACCCCGCCACCCGCTACGGCCTCGACGCCGAGGTCGGGGTGCTCGCGCCCGGCCGGAGGGCGGACGTGGTGTTGCTCGACGACGCCTTCAGGGTCCGGAAGACCTGGTACGGCGGGGTGCTCGCCGTCGACGAGGGCGAGACGACGGAGGCGCTGGAAGCCGCCGTCGGGGCGCGCTACCGGTATCCCGCGGAGGCGTACCGGACGATTCGGTTGGACGACGATCCGCACCTGGTGCCCGCGGCACCGGATCGGCCGCGCACCGCCAACGTCATGCGGCCCGCCCCCGGGATCCTGCTGCACCACGAGCGGATTGAACTCGGGCCGGGACCCTGGTCACAGCTGCTGGCGCGCCACGATCTGTGCTTCGTCGCGGTCGTCGAGCGCCACGGGCGGGGCGGCGGGGTCGCGCACGGCCTGCTGCGGGGCTTCGGGCTGCGCGACGGAGCGGTGGCGAGCAGCGTGGGGCACGACGCCCACAACCTGATCGTCGCCGGCACCTCCGAAGACGACATGCGGACCGCGCTGCAGACGGTTCGGCGTCAGGGCGGAGGGGTTTGTGCCGTGCGCCAGGGCAAGGTGCTGGCGGCCGTTCCGCTGCCCATCGCGGGGTTGATGTCTGACAAGCGCGCCGCGGAGGTCGCCAGGGAGACGACCGATCTCAAGCGCGTGTGGACCGAGTTGGGCTGCACCCTGCCCTACATGGGCTTCAACCTGATCTCGCTGTCGGTCATCCCCCAGATCCGGCTCACCGACCGCGGGCTCGTGCTCGTTCCCCAGATGCAGATCGTCCCGTTGTTCGAGTAG
- a CDS encoding nucleotidyltransferase family protein — MTAQAAPEIVCVVLAAGPSRRMGRPKVLLRLSGMSLVRRAVEAARSVCRRVIVVVGAEAERVRRELDGLDVEVVYNPRYAEGLSGSVRRGVEAAGSVQAVLVTLADQPLVTADDLRRLVAEYEAGGVPIVAASYGGTVGVPAVFDRSLFGELCALHGDAGAKAVIEARRSDCRVVPIPAASTDVDTPGDWERLLSSLADP; from the coding sequence GTGACCGCACAAGCCGCCCCCGAAATCGTCTGCGTCGTCCTCGCAGCCGGGCCGAGCCGGCGGATGGGGCGCCCCAAGGTGCTCTTGCGCCTGTCCGGCATGAGTCTGGTGCGGCGCGCCGTCGAGGCGGCGCGGTCCGTCTGCCGGCGGGTGATCGTGGTCGTCGGGGCGGAGGCCGAGCGTGTGCGCAGGGAGCTGGACGGCCTGGACGTCGAGGTGGTCTACAATCCGCGCTACGCGGAAGGGTTGAGCGGGTCTGTGCGCCGGGGCGTGGAGGCGGCTGGATCTGTGCAGGCCGTACTGGTCACGCTCGCCGACCAGCCCCTGGTGACCGCGGACGATTTGCGCAGACTGGTTGCGGAGTACGAAGCCGGCGGGGTCCCCATCGTCGCGGCGTCCTACGGCGGCACCGTCGGTGTTCCGGCCGTCTTCGACCGATCGCTGTTCGGTGAGCTCTGCGCCCTGCACGGCGACGCAGGCGCCAAAGCCGTGATCGAGGCCCGCCGCAGCGACTGCCGCGTCGTGCCGATCCCGGCGGCATCCACCGACGTGGACACCCCAGGCGACTGGGAACGGCTGTTGAGCAGCCTCGCCGATCCCTGA